From one Zhongshania sp. R06B22 genomic stretch:
- a CDS encoding adenylyltransferase/cytidyltransferase family protein, whose amino-acid sequence MSRVVITFGTFDVFHLGHLRILQRARELGTRLVVGVSTDALSYSKKGRLPIYSESERMEIISSVKYVDDVFSEESLDKKSEYIRVHNAQLLVMGDDWYGKFDEIKHLCEVVYLARTPSISTTAIIEKMKN is encoded by the coding sequence ATGAGTAGGGTAGTGATTACATTCGGCACCTTTGATGTTTTTCATCTCGGGCATTTACGAATACTTCAGCGAGCACGAGAGCTTGGTACTAGGCTGGTGGTGGGTGTTTCCACGGATGCGCTAAGCTATAGTAAAAAGGGTCGGCTACCTATTTATTCTGAGTCTGAAAGAATGGAAATAATATCGTCCGTAAAGTATGTCGATGATGTGTTTTCAGAAGAGAGTTTGGATAAGAAATCCGAATATATCCGTGTCCATAATGCTCAATTACTTGTTATGGGGGATGACTGGTATGGGAAATTTGATGAGATAAAACATTTGTGCGAAGTGGTATATCTTGCGCGAACGCCATCAATTTCTACTACCGCGATTATTGAGAAAATGAAGAATTAA
- a CDS encoding ATP-binding cassette domain-containing protein encodes MFSAIKAAFALLTPKQKREYWLVAVMLSFTSIADLVGIAAVIPAISALIDFQGAVEKGYLRKLFLLLGEPEKGAFLATVTIGAIGFIWGAAILTTLGIFGRQRFIRRLSADISARSFNYYMSQSIEPFYNRPGSEFLRNVNGISERVATGIIDSSFVIISRVAQLLVIAALLMVFNVRVTIAIFLIIGIAYFIVYSLIKRKLKRMSSENFESQKRLNQMIIGSYADYRNILIDGRLISYIRHFKDIKSRVSKKTADIEILGTVPRNFIEILGMTLLLLAAYYLGQSAENSQQLLTTISLFAIAAYKILPSSQQIYHAISKITGAAVVFERVRSDWKSLFVEAPITTSIHTTCAYRKLELQNLQYAHRGDEWVFHKLSASLELKGVVRITGPSGAGKTTLIELLAGLRKPQAGVISVDDKNLRDIPQSQWWASIAYVNQNGYLLEGTVLENVVASPEAVDISLYNRIRLICDLDSLPEDSVTEGATNLSGGQKCRVLIARALYKKSQLLFLDETLSPLDVESAKAILAGIQDEFPDCCIFVISHRSEELGDKYQELSLMQECASKVLVTGADEK; translated from the coding sequence ATGTTTTCCGCTATTAAGGCTGCATTTGCGCTATTAACGCCGAAACAAAAGCGCGAGTATTGGCTTGTCGCCGTAATGCTCAGTTTTACCTCTATTGCGGACTTGGTCGGGATTGCAGCTGTTATTCCCGCCATTTCAGCGCTGATTGATTTTCAGGGCGCGGTCGAAAAAGGCTACCTTAGAAAGCTGTTTTTACTATTGGGCGAACCAGAGAAAGGAGCATTTTTAGCTACTGTAACCATCGGCGCCATCGGGTTTATATGGGGTGCTGCGATTCTAACCACCCTTGGAATTTTCGGGCGACAACGCTTTATTCGCAGGTTAAGTGCTGATATTTCTGCTCGATCGTTCAATTACTATATGAGTCAATCAATTGAGCCTTTTTACAATCGGCCTGGCTCAGAGTTTTTGCGCAATGTTAATGGCATAAGTGAGAGGGTGGCGACTGGCATTATAGATTCAAGTTTTGTGATTATTTCTCGCGTAGCTCAACTGCTTGTTATTGCTGCATTGCTGATGGTGTTTAATGTTCGAGTCACAATAGCTATATTTTTAATTATCGGAATAGCCTATTTTATAGTGTACTCATTAATTAAAAGAAAACTGAAGAGAATGAGTAGTGAGAACTTTGAATCTCAGAAGCGGCTGAACCAAATGATTATTGGTAGCTACGCGGATTATCGAAATATTCTCATAGACGGGCGACTTATATCCTATATTAGGCATTTTAAAGATATCAAATCGCGGGTTTCTAAGAAAACTGCAGATATAGAGATTCTTGGTACTGTACCGCGAAATTTCATAGAAATTCTTGGTATGACCTTATTGCTTTTGGCGGCTTATTATTTAGGCCAGTCTGCAGAAAATAGCCAGCAGCTTTTAACTACGATCTCTCTTTTTGCGATTGCAGCTTATAAGATACTTCCGTCATCACAGCAGATCTATCATGCCATTAGTAAAATTACTGGAGCTGCAGTCGTTTTTGAACGAGTGAGGAGTGACTGGAAATCTTTGTTCGTTGAAGCGCCAATTACTACTTCAATCCACACCACTTGCGCTTACCGGAAATTGGAGCTGCAAAATTTACAGTACGCCCATCGTGGAGATGAATGGGTATTTCACAAGCTCTCTGCGTCCCTTGAATTAAAAGGTGTGGTCCGAATAACGGGGCCGTCTGGTGCGGGTAAAACGACGCTGATTGAATTACTAGCTGGCTTGCGAAAGCCGCAGGCGGGTGTTATCAGTGTTGATGATAAGAATTTGCGCGATATTCCTCAGTCACAGTGGTGGGCCTCTATTGCTTATGTTAATCAAAACGGCTATTTGCTGGAAGGTACAGTTCTTGAGAATGTTGTTGCCTCACCGGAGGCGGTAGATATATCGTTATATAATCGAATTCGGTTAATTTGTGATTTGGATTCTCTGCCTGAGGATAGTGTGACCGAGGGGGCTACAAACCTATCTGGCGGTCAAAAATGCCGCGTGCTTATTGCAAGAGCTTTGTATAAAAAGTCGCAATTATTATTTCTAGATGAGACTCTGTCGCCGCTGGATGTTGAATCGGCCAAAGCCATACTTGCAGGTATTCAGGATGAGTTCCCGGACTGCTGCATTTTTGTTATTAGCCATAGGAGTGAGGAGCTGGGTGATAAATATCAAGAGCTGTCTCTGATGCAAGAATGTGCGTCGAAAGTCCTAGTAACTGGCGCTGACGAGAAATGA
- a CDS encoding pilin — translation MKRTQQGFTLIELMIVIAIIGILAAVALPAYQDYTNKAKASEAVLAASGARTCVTEIVQSAGATNLDSCADSFTATTYAASMTVGATSGVVVITGQGLSEDFSVRLTPTLSGNNVSAWTCSGSPTKWMPGSCRG, via the coding sequence ATGAAAAGAACACAACAAGGTTTTACTCTGATCGAACTGATGATCGTTATCGCGATCATCGGTATTTTGGCTGCGGTAGCATTGCCTGCCTACCAAGATTATACCAACAAAGCTAAAGCTTCTGAGGCAGTATTGGCTGCGAGTGGCGCGCGTACCTGTGTAACTGAAATTGTTCAGTCTGCTGGCGCAACTAATCTAGACTCTTGTGCTGATAGCTTTACCGCTACAACTTATGCTGCCTCTATGACTGTTGGTGCTACAAGCGGCGTAGTTGTTATTACTGGTCAAGGTCTTAGTGAAGATTTCTCTGTTCGTTTGACTCCGACTCTTTCTGGTAACAACGTGTCAGCGTGGACTTGCAGCGGCTCTCCTACCAAGTGGATGCCTGGTTCTTGCCGCGGCTAA
- a CDS encoding glycosyltransferase family 2 protein: MCKFTVILPAKNEAETVSGVVKKIVGIYPNAEVIVVNDGSSDDTAVLASAAGATVISHPYSKGNGASIKTGARAATSDIIVFMDADGQHDPADIEGLVAEIECGYDLVVGARQVGSQASFGRGLANGFYNKLATYMTGHRVEDLTSGFRAVRANKFKEFLYLLPNGFSYPTTSTMAFFRAGYSVKYLPIHAAQREGKSHIKPLKDGVRFLLIIFKVGTLYSPLKLFTPAAAMFFMFGFVWYGYTFYTMTRFTNMSALLFTSGFILFMMGLISEQITSLMYKNS; the protein is encoded by the coding sequence ATGTGTAAATTTACGGTGATACTGCCGGCTAAAAACGAAGCAGAGACAGTTTCAGGCGTCGTAAAGAAAATCGTCGGTATATACCCGAATGCTGAAGTGATCGTGGTCAACGATGGCTCAAGCGATGATACTGCGGTTTTAGCTAGTGCGGCCGGCGCCACCGTTATTAGTCACCCATATTCAAAAGGTAACGGCGCATCCATTAAAACCGGCGCGCGTGCAGCAACGAGCGATATCATTGTCTTTATGGACGCAGACGGCCAGCATGATCCTGCTGATATTGAGGGCTTGGTGGCAGAAATTGAGTGCGGATATGATTTGGTTGTCGGTGCGCGACAAGTGGGTTCGCAAGCAAGTTTTGGCCGCGGACTTGCAAATGGCTTCTATAATAAATTAGCAACTTATATGACCGGACATCGAGTGGAAGACTTAACTTCCGGGTTTCGGGCCGTGCGAGCGAATAAATTCAAAGAATTTCTGTACCTCTTACCTAACGGCTTTTCCTACCCAACTACCAGTACAATGGCATTTTTCCGCGCCGGGTATTCGGTGAAGTATCTGCCAATCCATGCTGCCCAGAGAGAGGGTAAAAGTCATATAAAGCCCTTGAAAGATGGGGTGCGATTTTTGTTAATAATTTTCAAAGTTGGTACCTTGTATTCGCCGTTAAAGCTATTTACACCAGCAGCAGCCATGTTTTTTATGTTTGGCTTTGTTTGGTATGGTTATACCTTCTATACAATGACTCGTTTTACTAATATGAGTGCCCTGTTGTTCACTAGTGGATTTATACTTTTCATGATGGGCTTAATATCGGAGCAGATAACCTCTTTAATGTATAAAAATTCATAA
- a CDS encoding CDP-glycerol glycerophosphotransferase family protein produces the protein MKIDKSNPLHWFCLVLFSINIVLAVLIRKFVSSNGNVLLYGHKLNGNLAAIYRESKRYRELNLSYLTMDYFYYRKLRREGVSVVWAGSPLALKLLITARVLISDHGLHSLVLLLDHSSLKFIDVWHGIPFKGFDESDFRVQHRYDEVWVTSNFIADMYENKFGFERDKLKPIGYARTDILINTKEVDKNALMRAYNIPASNRKVVLYAATWKQDDSSRSQYPFNMGETEFLTELSHLAETHNCIFLIRAHLNATATSMEKIDNVFSVPAACYPDTERLLLLCDLLIYDWSSIAFDYLLLGKAAIYLDVSPPFKKGFSLDGSYRYGDRASDFNELRRGVAKNIGSGAESIALTRGCRERILGLVYESFADGAASARACDNLVENYIRHNHE, from the coding sequence ATGAAAATCGATAAAAGCAATCCATTACATTGGTTTTGCTTGGTGCTTTTCAGTATCAACATTGTGCTGGCAGTATTGATCAGAAAGTTTGTGTCAAGTAACGGTAATGTACTGCTCTATGGTCATAAGTTGAATGGCAATTTGGCCGCGATATATCGCGAGAGCAAGCGCTACCGGGAGCTAAACCTAAGCTACCTAACCATGGACTACTTTTATTACCGAAAGCTTAGGCGCGAAGGGGTATCTGTAGTTTGGGCTGGCAGCCCGCTAGCATTAAAGTTGTTGATAACTGCCAGAGTGCTGATCAGCGATCATGGTCTCCATTCACTGGTATTATTGCTCGATCATTCCAGCTTAAAATTCATTGATGTTTGGCACGGCATACCCTTCAAAGGTTTTGACGAATCCGACTTTAGGGTGCAGCATCGATATGACGAAGTCTGGGTAACGTCGAATTTTATAGCTGACATGTATGAGAATAAATTTGGCTTCGAGCGAGACAAGCTAAAACCGATAGGCTATGCCCGCACGGATATACTGATAAATACAAAGGAAGTAGACAAAAACGCACTGATGCGCGCCTACAATATTCCTGCCAGTAACCGAAAGGTGGTTTTGTACGCTGCCACTTGGAAGCAGGATGACAGCTCACGGAGCCAATATCCCTTTAATATGGGAGAAACGGAGTTTTTGACTGAGCTTAGCCATCTAGCAGAAACTCATAACTGCATCTTTCTCATTCGGGCGCATCTTAACGCCACAGCCACAAGTATGGAGAAAATCGATAATGTTTTCTCTGTTCCTGCCGCTTGTTACCCCGACACGGAGCGCCTACTTCTATTGTGTGACCTTCTTATATACGATTGGTCGTCGATAGCGTTTGATTATCTTTTGCTCGGCAAGGCCGCAATATATCTGGACGTGTCGCCCCCCTTTAAAAAGGGGTTTAGTCTTGATGGTAGTTACCGATATGGTGACAGAGCAAGTGATTTTAATGAATTGAGGAGAGGAGTCGCTAAAAATATTGGCAGCGGTGCAGAAAGTATTGCATTAACGCGGGGCTGCCGCGAGCGGATCTTAGGACTTGTTTATGAGAGCTTTGCCGATGGCGCAGCGAGTGCAAGGGCCTGTGATAATCTAGTTGAAAATTATATACGGCATAATCATGAGTAG
- a CDS encoding glycosyltransferase, translating into MNPILSIVIATLDCAVDLDACLDSAQKVLTGLEKYEYEIIIKDCSSDKSVKEVFEKYELLLSLKYHHQKDSGIYDAWNQAMKHCHGQWIYFMGADDAFIEGFDFNNLREAFKTDDYPLISIPVMYVYGEETLVATINKDSFLKKIRYSNPFHHQGIFHRAAVLKELEFDSKFIVSGDFDLMLKIIKVNPELILCLTSRPMVRMYSGGISSRIDTNLLRLKERAMVRANNGVATNHQIVILAYLAAYTKKLLSLFINQEYLANRYFHLKISAARIFKK; encoded by the coding sequence TTGAATCCGATACTATCAATTGTCATAGCAACCTTAGATTGTGCTGTAGACCTCGATGCCTGTCTCGACAGTGCGCAGAAAGTGCTCACTGGACTCGAAAAATACGAATATGAAATTATCATAAAAGATTGCAGTAGCGATAAATCTGTTAAAGAAGTATTCGAAAAATATGAGCTGCTGCTATCGTTGAAATACCACCATCAAAAAGATTCAGGAATTTACGACGCATGGAATCAGGCCATGAAACATTGTCACGGCCAATGGATTTATTTCATGGGTGCAGACGACGCTTTTATAGAAGGATTCGACTTTAATAATTTAAGAGAAGCATTTAAGACAGACGATTACCCATTAATTTCTATTCCCGTGATGTATGTTTATGGTGAAGAAACACTAGTCGCAACGATAAACAAGGACTCTTTCTTAAAAAAGATACGTTATTCAAACCCCTTTCATCACCAAGGTATATTTCATCGCGCCGCGGTATTAAAAGAATTGGAATTTGATTCCAAATTTATAGTGAGCGGTGATTTCGATCTAATGCTTAAAATCATCAAAGTAAACCCAGAGCTAATTTTATGCCTTACCTCCAGGCCAATGGTGAGGATGTATTCTGGCGGAATTTCATCAAGAATAGATACTAATCTATTGCGTCTAAAAGAACGCGCTATGGTTAGAGCCAATAATGGCGTAGCCACAAATCATCAGATCGTAATACTCGCATATTTAGCCGCATACACAAAAAAACTTCTCTCTTTATTTATAAACCAGGAGTATTTAGCAAATAGATACTTTCATCTCAAAATAAGCGCAGCAAGAATTTTTAAAAAGTAG
- a CDS encoding polysaccharide pyruvyl transferase family protein yields MSDTKPDARGVAPHQPLVTIFDTAASSRNLGDQIIMDAVRSQLRLTAPEAFCVTVPTHDFVGEEGRKLIEASDASVLGGTNLLSSEVNKYNQWKVSWRDTRWLRNVIMLGTGWWQYQRSPNIFSKYFLGQVLHRQRLHSVRDEYTARQLECAGIVNVRNTSCVTLWEFDAAKQAAIPCHRSGSVVTTLTDYKPAPDKDIPFLQLLKRSYEKVYLWPQGSRDYNYFHSLAVGGIEVIDPHLTAYDELLASSVDLDYVGTRLHAGIRAMKYGRRSIILGVDNRAQEISRDTGLKVYSRDEGLGGLERLISDEVETRLNLPSAAIEEWREAFRAELSLAPIRPR; encoded by the coding sequence ATGAGTGATACCAAACCCGACGCGAGAGGCGTCGCGCCGCACCAACCGCTGGTAACGATTTTCGATACGGCGGCCTCATCGCGCAATCTTGGTGATCAAATCATAATGGACGCGGTGCGGAGTCAATTGCGCCTGACTGCGCCTGAGGCGTTCTGCGTTACCGTGCCTACCCACGATTTTGTCGGGGAAGAGGGGCGCAAGCTGATCGAGGCTAGCGACGCATCAGTACTTGGTGGTACTAATTTGCTGTCTTCAGAGGTCAATAAATACAATCAGTGGAAGGTCTCTTGGCGTGACACCCGCTGGCTAAGGAACGTCATTATGCTGGGTACCGGCTGGTGGCAGTATCAACGTAGCCCGAATATATTCAGCAAATACTTCTTGGGACAAGTTCTGCATCGCCAGCGTCTCCATTCTGTTCGGGACGAATATACTGCTCGTCAGCTCGAGTGCGCCGGAATAGTCAATGTGCGCAATACTAGTTGCGTAACCTTATGGGAGTTCGACGCCGCCAAGCAAGCTGCAATCCCCTGTCACCGTTCAGGCTCGGTCGTTACCACGCTAACCGATTATAAGCCGGCGCCTGATAAGGACATCCCTTTTCTCCAGCTGCTCAAACGCAGTTACGAAAAGGTTTACCTCTGGCCCCAGGGTTCTCGTGATTACAATTATTTTCATAGCCTTGCTGTTGGCGGAATCGAAGTCATTGATCCTCATCTTACGGCGTATGATGAATTGCTCGCTTCTAGCGTAGACCTTGATTACGTCGGTACCAGGCTTCACGCTGGAATTCGTGCTATGAAATATGGCCGGAGGAGTATCATCCTCGGTGTTGATAATCGCGCGCAGGAGATAAGCCGAGACACCGGTCTTAAGGTATATTCACGCGACGAAGGGCTTGGTGGGCTGGAACGGTTGATCTCCGATGAGGTCGAAACTCGTCTCAATTTACCGTCGGCGGCGATCGAAGAATGGCGGGAAGCTTTTCGTGCCGAACTCTCCTTGGCGCCTATTCGGCCTCGGTGA
- a CDS encoding glycosyltransferase: MNKSDAGSEFPPGEQHWPHDLTSRVGRPWDMRPVLKLRAAAKGRLRVLYIGFSDAQGGAAIASSRLISRFDRDGDVASLEVVALQTANAPWTVSLGRALCSWRPLRTLIAMRNVLASDPYAWLPFERAFLKRTIAIWQPDLIHMHNLHGGRGTIPLAILPEMAAKAPIIWTLHDMWGMTGHCAYSLACEGWRRGCGSCPDLSLYPQLLRDRTEQIAENKREIFTSAIPVLVSPSRWLGKIASEALVTKGLELRVIANGLDLALFSPAGRDAARRELGIAPDTQVLMFAAQSLSDETRKGARELRIALDRVQADRLGAPLEIILMGGAGDDLLAGIPGLVFHRAGFISDATEAARLYAAADLFLCPSLQDNLPNTLIEAAACGTAAVSFDIGGCGEIIEDGLSGALVAAGDAGALGDAISRLVDDPDCLAAMGRAARARAEALYGDRRMADDYLALYRELVERRSA, from the coding sequence ATGAATAAATCCGATGCTGGGAGTGAGTTTCCTCCTGGTGAGCAGCACTGGCCGCATGATCTTACTTCGCGGGTCGGCCGCCCTTGGGATATGCGACCTGTCCTTAAGTTGCGCGCCGCTGCTAAGGGCCGGCTGCGAGTGTTATACATCGGTTTTTCTGACGCGCAGGGCGGGGCGGCGATAGCGTCGTCGCGGCTGATATCGCGGTTCGACCGGGATGGCGACGTTGCTTCCCTCGAAGTCGTTGCGCTGCAGACGGCGAACGCGCCATGGACTGTGTCACTTGGGCGGGCACTTTGCAGCTGGCGCCCGCTAAGAACGCTGATAGCGATGCGTAATGTTCTAGCGAGTGATCCTTACGCCTGGCTTCCGTTTGAACGTGCTTTCCTGAAACGTACGATCGCTATCTGGCAGCCCGACCTCATTCATATGCATAATCTCCACGGCGGTAGGGGCACAATCCCCTTGGCCATACTGCCTGAAATGGCGGCTAAGGCGCCGATAATTTGGACTTTACACGACATGTGGGGGATGACGGGGCACTGCGCTTATTCTCTCGCATGCGAGGGCTGGCGCCGTGGCTGCGGCAGTTGCCCGGACCTGTCGCTTTACCCTCAGCTATTGCGAGATAGAACTGAGCAGATCGCTGAGAATAAACGCGAGATATTTACTTCAGCTATCCCAGTGTTGGTTTCACCTTCACGCTGGCTTGGCAAGATCGCTAGCGAGGCATTGGTGACCAAGGGGCTTGAGCTTAGGGTTATCGCCAACGGGCTCGACCTAGCACTGTTTTCGCCCGCGGGCCGCGATGCGGCTAGGCGAGAGCTTGGTATTGCGCCGGATACTCAGGTATTGATGTTCGCCGCGCAGTCACTTTCAGACGAGACTCGTAAGGGCGCAAGAGAATTGCGGATTGCGCTCGACCGAGTTCAGGCAGATCGCCTTGGCGCTCCGCTTGAGATTATTCTGATGGGCGGCGCGGGCGATGATCTGTTGGCAGGAATTCCTGGTCTTGTGTTTCATCGCGCAGGTTTTATCTCCGATGCGACAGAGGCTGCCAGACTTTATGCCGCGGCGGACCTGTTTCTCTGTCCTTCGCTGCAGGACAATTTACCCAATACCCTGATTGAGGCGGCTGCTTGTGGCACCGCCGCGGTTTCATTTGATATCGGCGGTTGTGGCGAAATTATCGAGGACGGCCTAAGTGGCGCCCTTGTAGCCGCCGGCGATGCCGGCGCACTCGGCGACGCAATATCTCGCCTCGTCGACGATCCTGATTGCCTAGCGGCGATGGGGCGAGCTGCGCGTGCTCGAGCCGAGGCGCTTTACGGCGATAGGCGAATGGCAGACGATTATCTCGCTCTTTATCGCGAGCTAGTCGAGCGGAGGAGTGCATGA
- a CDS encoding sulfotransferase family 2 domain-containing protein, producing the protein MIISHKYKFIFIKTAKTAGTSIEVFLSKNCGGDDVVTPIWPHIDSHCARNYRGVWNPIPEIIHNRARDIRATFDDLRDRKKYYNHISALSVRQRIPRKIWDSYFKFCVERNPWDKTLSHYYMENDRSGGCTSFDEYIQRAKFCINLPSYTDADGRLLVDKVVKYESLADELGIIFGEVGIPFNGSLGVSAKSDHRKDRRPYQEVYTIAQRAIIEKVFSKEIQMHGYVF; encoded by the coding sequence ATGATAATTTCTCATAAATATAAATTTATCTTCATAAAAACCGCAAAGACAGCTGGAACAAGTATCGAAGTATTTTTGTCCAAAAATTGTGGGGGCGATGATGTGGTGACTCCCATATGGCCTCACATCGATTCGCATTGCGCTAGGAATTATCGTGGTGTATGGAATCCGATTCCGGAAATTATTCACAATCGGGCGCGCGATATTAGAGCTACTTTTGATGATTTAAGGGATAGGAAAAAATACTACAATCACATCTCTGCTTTGTCAGTACGGCAGCGGATTCCAAGAAAGATATGGGATTCATATTTCAAATTTTGCGTGGAAAGAAATCCCTGGGATAAGACCCTGTCGCATTATTATATGGAAAACGATCGCAGCGGCGGATGTACTTCATTCGATGAATATATTCAGCGAGCTAAGTTCTGTATCAATCTGCCCAGCTATACCGACGCGGACGGTAGGCTGTTGGTCGATAAAGTAGTGAAATATGAGTCTCTCGCGGATGAATTGGGAATCATATTCGGAGAAGTAGGAATTCCATTTAATGGTTCACTCGGCGTGAGTGCCAAGTCAGATCATCGAAAAGATCGAAGGCCCTACCAAGAGGTATACACAATAGCGCAAAGGGCTATTATTGAAAAAGTGTTTTCCAAAGAAATACAGATGCATGGCTATGTGTTCTGA
- a CDS encoding glycosyltransferase, protein MVKVVIIDPIFRGSRLFYTQMVSTLGDEITILTRTDARTEASDEAFAGMEIELREVVTTAKDSWYYHLDETQLSELEEGLRAVLDRGAPDLLFMAGLDELAVGIAGILRRLAPSLSGSSVFGVHYTPSVAARQKIGPITIPVSLRRFLPAGRFSRLVREFVALRAVLPSLRLGLLDERISTKVRPPELFMLLPDPPPPSPEPSESLLDLARSEGGSPTLLLVGRQSQRKGFEDIRGLIETRPECLPAGTKIVLCGRLEKDTEQHRSFIEASTPLILHADRYLSDTEIRARYETADYVLLPYTTAFQGSSGVLASAAAAGTPVIVSDHGLIAHRVRESGLGFTYPSGNIAALADIFKQLPATHSQEYGEIRQRCLNFAERNSITRFCDRLQMTIESDYE, encoded by the coding sequence ATGGTGAAGGTCGTTATCATTGATCCCATCTTTCGAGGGAGTAGGCTGTTTTATACGCAGATGGTCTCAACCTTGGGCGACGAGATCACTATTCTTACCCGAACGGATGCCCGCACTGAGGCCTCGGATGAGGCTTTTGCCGGTATGGAAATTGAACTGCGTGAAGTCGTTACGACCGCCAAGGACAGCTGGTATTATCATCTCGATGAGACGCAGCTCAGCGAGCTTGAAGAGGGCTTGCGTGCGGTACTCGACAGAGGCGCTCCCGATCTGTTGTTTATGGCCGGTCTCGACGAATTGGCGGTCGGTATTGCTGGCATCCTCCGTCGATTGGCGCCCTCGCTCTCGGGCAGCAGTGTGTTTGGTGTCCACTACACACCATCAGTTGCCGCGCGTCAGAAGATCGGCCCAATTACTATCCCGGTTTCTTTACGTCGATTTCTCCCCGCGGGCAGATTCTCTCGCTTGGTTCGGGAGTTCGTGGCGCTCCGAGCGGTTTTACCGAGTTTGCGGCTTGGTCTGCTTGATGAGCGAATATCCACTAAGGTTCGGCCGCCTGAGCTGTTCATGCTCCTTCCTGATCCGCCGCCTCCGTCACCTGAGCCTAGTGAGAGCTTACTAGACCTTGCGCGTTCTGAGGGTGGCAGCCCGACCCTGCTGCTCGTCGGCAGGCAAAGTCAGCGCAAGGGTTTTGAGGATATTCGAGGTCTGATCGAAACCCGCCCTGAATGTTTGCCTGCGGGCACTAAGATAGTTCTTTGCGGGCGGCTTGAGAAGGATACGGAACAGCATCGAAGTTTCATCGAGGCGTCGACTCCGCTGATCTTACACGCTGATCGCTATCTCAGTGATACTGAGATTCGCGCGCGCTATGAGACCGCCGACTACGTCCTACTACCCTATACCACGGCTTTTCAGGGTTCCAGCGGCGTGCTAGCATCAGCCGCCGCCGCGGGCACACCGGTGATCGTTTCTGATCACGGCTTAATTGCGCACCGGGTTAGGGAAAGTGGGCTGGGCTTCACTTATCCATCTGGCAATATCGCTGCGCTAGCCGATATTTTTAAGCAGCTTCCGGCAACCCACTCGCAGGAATACGGGGAAATTCGGCAGCGATGCCTCAACTTTGCCGAGCGAAATTCGATAACGAGGTTTTGCGACAGACTGCAAATGACTATCGAGAGTGACTATGAGTGA